The following coding sequences lie in one Sedimentibacter sp. MB35-C1 genomic window:
- a CDS encoding ATP-binding protein → MYNQNFDPLSIKYTGTEEVVIKSLKREIKNILSSYVGWFDTFCELIQNALDSVEERQKCAEKNYIPKINILINIMDNYVAVTDNGMGFSEEQYVKFLAPNFSFKSGQTRGHKGVGSTYLAYGFNYIQISTKNNDFNARGVMSNARNWLDDENPAGNPRVVPDTKDTKDDFYKTIDQGVSVCVKYDTNTYPKDLSWIKVDDADNWLKLLRVKTGLGAIIENPKIHTSVKVISKQGKETLSEMEGIRYLSIDEFVKKSLKYTDIKVKFDKLYKEYGAEYRIPSKYCNLDSIYDMWNYNRILEEISLDDNQKILINKYKPTVYFCYVYSVQIWNKINSVLKLRSGVNALYGGIQLAANNMPQGELIQIPLTRNIGRQNQAHIVVHFENCSADLGRKGFQKEITDLAKEVARKILDGPLLKMKKCFRKNTGTAPDLMREQKLDEWKTIMLEHEKECPLELINENFFIPLKQISITSIPTREQDVIALFNQLIAGGVIRGIRIMSTNERFTYDGLYKIVIEEPTENHIYNKITNPLGVSEENVVDILDKSPHGFSSYPKVLEYKYSLDGLIEDLESGLKNSNDIGLIIAWNAGQLYKKSFYIESLLSEDNIQLRQYHGVTHRLLDISNNEIVADMILLEDLILYLNNPNECALQQEKYDE, encoded by the coding sequence ATGTATAATCAAAATTTTGATCCATTAAGTATAAAATACACAGGAACTGAAGAAGTTGTAATCAAGTCTTTGAAGAGAGAGATTAAAAATATTTTGAGTTCTTATGTTGGCTGGTTTGATACTTTTTGCGAATTAATACAGAATGCACTTGATTCTGTTGAGGAAAGACAAAAGTGTGCAGAGAAAAATTATATTCCTAAAATTAATATTTTAATTAATATTATGGATAATTATGTGGCAGTAACTGATAATGGAATGGGTTTTTCAGAGGAACAGTATGTAAAGTTTTTGGCGCCGAATTTTTCATTTAAAAGTGGTCAAACAAGAGGTCATAAAGGTGTTGGTTCAACGTATTTGGCATATGGATTTAATTATATTCAAATATCAACTAAAAATAATGATTTTAATGCACGTGGGGTAATGAGTAATGCGCGTAATTGGTTAGATGATGAAAATCCTGCGGGCAATCCAAGAGTAGTTCCAGATACCAAAGATACCAAAGATGATTTTTATAAAACAATAGATCAAGGCGTATCGGTATGTGTAAAATATGATACTAATACTTATCCAAAAGATTTATCGTGGATAAAGGTAGATGATGCAGATAATTGGTTGAAGCTTTTAAGAGTGAAGACAGGATTAGGTGCTATAATTGAAAATCCTAAAATACATACCAGCGTAAAAGTGATATCGAAACAAGGAAAAGAAACTTTATCAGAAATGGAAGGAATAAGGTATTTATCCATTGATGAGTTCGTAAAAAAATCATTGAAATATACAGATATAAAAGTTAAATTTGATAAACTGTATAAAGAATATGGAGCAGAGTATAGAATACCTTCTAAATATTGCAACTTAGATTCAATATATGATATGTGGAATTATAATAGAATTTTAGAAGAAATATCTCTTGATGATAATCAAAAAATATTAATTAATAAATATAAACCGACAGTATATTTCTGCTACGTATATTCTGTTCAGATTTGGAATAAAATTAATTCTGTTCTTAAGCTTAGATCCGGTGTTAATGCTCTATATGGTGGCATCCAGCTTGCTGCTAATAATATGCCTCAGGGTGAATTAATTCAAATACCACTAACACGTAACATTGGTAGACAAAATCAAGCACATATAGTTGTTCATTTTGAAAATTGTAGTGCAGATTTAGGAAGAAAGGGTTTTCAAAAAGAAATTACTGATTTAGCCAAAGAAGTTGCTAGAAAAATTTTGGATGGGCCGCTCTTAAAGATGAAAAAATGCTTTAGAAAAAATACTGGTACGGCTCCAGATTTAATGAGAGAACAGAAATTAGACGAGTGGAAAACTATAATGCTTGAGCATGAAAAAGAATGCCCTCTAGAATTAATAAATGAAAACTTTTTTATACCACTTAAGCAGATTTCAATTACTTCAATTCCAACAAGAGAACAGGATGTAATTGCATTATTTAATCAGCTAATAGCAGGTGGAGTAATTAGGGGGATTAGGATAATGTCCACTAATGAAAGATTTACTTATGATGGGTTATATAAGATTGTGATAGAAGAACCTACAGAAAATCATATATATAACAAAATAACTAATCCATTAGGAGTATCAGAAGAAAATGTTGTGGATATTCTTGATAAATCTCCACATGGTTTTTCTTCTTATCCGAAGGTATTGGAATATAAATATTCGTTAGATGGGCTGATTGAAGACTTGGAAAGTGGATTGAAAAATTCAAATGATATAGGATTAATTATCGCTTGGAATGCCGGGCAGTTATATAAAAAGAGTTTTTATATAGAGTCTTTACTATCGGAAGACAATATACAATTACGTCAATATCATGGTGTTACACATAGA